A portion of the Rhodococcus pseudokoreensis genome contains these proteins:
- a CDS encoding LLM class flavin-dependent oxidoreductase: MSLHLGIELDGEGTHPEAWRRAAHTPDRLLTGRTVADRVAAAENAGFTFASFDDSLLPPGADGGPAGRIDAVNRAAFVAATTSTIGLVPVVGTTYAEPFHTSSQLATLDYASRGRGGWIAARDTDQRVAGALGRTEVTAPADVAREERDAIAVVRDLWDSWEDDAVIRDYATGRFVDRDRLHYIDFQGDAYSVKGPAIVPRPPQGQLVVFGFDGQTDPSEVDVVLVSGATAGDIADEAARAKDSGATLVFAELDVALGAATPAPSSGRLSFAGEATGLVDLLRALDSHVDGVRLHPAVVDEDLPVLARYVIPALLRAGVAHRPVPGSTLRSTLGLDRPVNRFRAERLEESSR, from the coding sequence ATGAGCCTGCATCTGGGCATCGAACTCGACGGCGAGGGAACGCATCCCGAGGCGTGGCGGCGCGCCGCGCACACACCCGACCGGTTGCTGACCGGCCGAACGGTGGCGGACCGGGTCGCGGCGGCGGAGAACGCCGGTTTCACCTTCGCGTCCTTCGACGATTCGCTGCTGCCACCCGGCGCCGACGGGGGCCCCGCCGGCCGGATCGACGCCGTGAACCGCGCCGCGTTCGTGGCCGCGACCACCAGCACGATCGGCCTCGTACCGGTGGTCGGCACGACCTACGCCGAGCCGTTTCACACGTCGTCCCAGCTCGCGACGCTCGACTACGCGTCGCGGGGCCGCGGCGGCTGGATCGCAGCACGCGACACCGACCAGCGGGTCGCGGGGGCACTGGGCCGGACCGAGGTCACCGCACCCGCCGACGTCGCGCGGGAGGAGCGGGACGCGATCGCCGTGGTCCGGGACCTGTGGGATTCCTGGGAGGACGACGCGGTGATCCGCGACTATGCCACCGGCCGTTTCGTCGACCGCGACCGGCTGCACTACATCGACTTCCAGGGTGATGCCTACTCGGTGAAGGGTCCGGCGATCGTCCCGCGACCGCCGCAGGGGCAACTGGTGGTGTTCGGATTCGACGGGCAGACCGATCCGTCCGAGGTCGACGTGGTGCTGGTGTCCGGGGCGACAGCCGGTGACATAGCCGACGAGGCCGCACGGGCGAAGGACTCCGGGGCGACGTTGGTGTTCGCCGAACTCGACGTGGCGCTCGGCGCAGCCACTCCCGCCCCCTCGAGCGGGCGGCTCTCGTTCGCGGGCGAGGCCACCGGACTGGTGGATCTGCTGCGCGCACTGGATTCGCACGTCGACGGTGTGCGCCTGCATCCCGCCGTCGTCGACGAGGACCTTCCGGTGCTGGCGCGGTACGTGATCCCGGCACTCCTGCGCGCCGGTGTCGCCCACCGCCCCGTCCCCGGTTCGACCCTGCGCAGCACGCTCGGCCTCGACCGTCCCGTCAACCGATTCCGGGCCGAGCGCCTCGAAGAATCCTCTCGCTGA
- a CDS encoding NtaA/DmoA family FMN-dependent monooxygenase (This protein belongs to a clade of FMN-dependent monooxygenases, within a broader family of flavin-dependent oxidoreductases, the luciferase-like monooxygenase (LMM) family, some of whose members use coenzyme F420 rather than FMN.) — protein sequence MTDNSYARPGAQVHFGVFFHGVNHTTIWSDPTSGSQIDFETFRRVAHTAERGLFDAFFLGEGLRLREQEGKILDLDIVGRPDAITQLAALAGITRNIGLVATQNTTYNEPADLVRRLSGLDLLSGGRAGWNAVTTDNAWTGENFRRGGFLDHADRYERAGQFLDTARAIWDGWADDAVATSTEAPSWATAGSVQDVSRRTSQFDVTITPTLPRSAQGHPVIFQAGDSPAGRDFAAAHADVIFSRHGTHFDEAFAFAEDIRARLRRAGRPEDDVKILPGTQIVLAENASEVEDKVRWVLEGQYTGQTALSLVGQVWGRDLSDRDPDGPLPEFDPVPAPISGTRGAARDGKDPLAIAREWRALAEAQNLSLRQVAIATTQRSGFAGTPGQVADELTRWVRSGATDGFNVSPYLVPTGLDEIVDLLVPELQERGSYRTEYEGSTLREHLGLRPPLSRRELLPRQAVG from the coding sequence ATGACCGACAACTCGTACGCCCGACCCGGTGCCCAGGTGCATTTCGGTGTCTTCTTCCACGGCGTCAACCACACGACGATCTGGTCCGATCCGACCAGCGGATCGCAGATCGACTTCGAAACGTTCCGGCGGGTGGCACACACCGCCGAGCGGGGCCTGTTCGACGCCTTCTTCCTGGGTGAGGGCCTGCGCCTGCGCGAACAGGAAGGCAAGATCCTCGATCTCGACATCGTGGGCAGGCCGGACGCGATCACCCAACTCGCGGCGCTGGCAGGTATCACCCGGAACATCGGGCTGGTGGCCACCCAGAACACCACCTACAACGAACCGGCCGACCTCGTCCGGCGGCTGTCCGGGCTGGACCTGCTGTCCGGCGGCCGCGCCGGCTGGAACGCCGTCACCACGGACAACGCGTGGACCGGCGAGAACTTCCGGCGCGGCGGCTTCCTCGATCACGCCGACAGGTACGAGCGGGCCGGGCAGTTCCTCGACACGGCCCGGGCGATCTGGGACGGGTGGGCCGACGACGCCGTCGCGACCAGCACCGAGGCGCCGTCCTGGGCGACCGCGGGCAGTGTGCAGGACGTGTCGCGGCGCACGTCGCAGTTCGACGTCACGATCACCCCCACCCTGCCGCGCAGCGCCCAGGGCCATCCCGTCATCTTCCAGGCCGGCGACTCACCGGCAGGCCGGGACTTCGCGGCCGCGCACGCCGACGTGATCTTCTCCCGGCACGGAACCCATTTCGACGAGGCTTTCGCCTTCGCCGAGGACATCAGAGCCAGGCTGCGCCGCGCAGGACGCCCCGAGGACGACGTCAAGATTCTCCCGGGTACCCAGATCGTGCTCGCGGAGAACGCGTCCGAGGTGGAGGACAAGGTCCGCTGGGTCCTCGAAGGCCAATACACGGGCCAGACGGCGCTGTCGCTGGTCGGGCAGGTATGGGGTCGTGATCTGTCCGATCGCGACCCGGACGGTCCACTGCCCGAATTCGATCCGGTGCCCGCGCCGATCTCCGGCACCCGCGGGGCCGCGCGCGACGGAAAGGATCCGCTCGCCATCGCCCGCGAGTGGCGCGCCCTGGCGGAGGCGCAGAACCTGTCGCTGCGGCAGGTCGCGATCGCGACGACCCAGCGGTCTGGATTCGCGGGCACCCCCGGGCAGGTCGCCGACGAACTCACCCGGTGGGTTCGCAGCGGTGCCACCGACGGATTCAACGTCTCACCGTATCTGGTGCCCACCGGACTCGACGAGATCGTCGACCTGCTCGTGCCCGAACTGCAGGAGCGCGGCTCGTACCGAACGGAATACGAAGGCTCCACCCTGCGTGAGCATCTCGGTCTCCGCCCGCCGCTGTCGCGACGGGAACTCCTGCCCCGGCAGGCAGTCGGGTAG
- a CDS encoding putative leader peptide: MLTEGFVSAWGRLHVDLCRLSTSICHS; this comes from the coding sequence ATGTTGACCGAAGGCTTCGTGAGCGCCTGGGGGCGTTTGCACGTCGATCTCTGCCGGCTGTCCACCTCGATCTGTCACAGCTGA
- a CDS encoding ABC transporter substrate-binding protein, which yields MPLSSSHRGRIAAGIGAAAVLATALTACGGGSSSSSADAGPPQPGGTLLYGLSQAPTCADPAQSGTNQTIYVARQVVDSLTDQDPETGELKPWLAESWDTDADASSFTFHLKEGVTFSDGTPFTAESVKKNLDAIVNTLTGAKAALGASYLTGYTGTTVIDPQTAQVDFAAPNAQFLQASSTPQLGILSDASVAKSAEERCTGNISGTGPFTYADYQQDRSVTLAKRAGYNWGSDVFGHEGEAYLDTIEFTVVPESGVRTGSLSSGQLDAISDALPQDAPQIEGAGGQVLTTSNPGTPFGFQPNVTRGPLVDPAVRSALVPAINRQELVDTVLGPNFKPATSTLASRTPGYVALPDVTYDPEKAKSILDQAGWVPGADGIREKGGQKLAFPVLFSSVFAGNQAILELVQQQLRAVGVDLQLDLVSTPEATARQNSKDFDATYYNSTRADGDILRTQFGLEGRNLNSRGPIPALDDVLAKQLATTDPAARSALVADAQQQVLDNGLWIPTVELSQAIGAGPNVQDLKFEASARLQFFDTWISGR from the coding sequence GTGCCTTTGTCCTCGTCCCACCGCGGCCGCATCGCCGCAGGTATCGGCGCCGCCGCCGTGCTGGCCACGGCGCTCACCGCGTGCGGCGGCGGTTCCAGCAGTTCCTCCGCGGACGCGGGCCCGCCGCAGCCCGGTGGCACCCTCCTCTACGGCCTGTCCCAGGCACCCACGTGCGCCGACCCCGCGCAGTCGGGCACCAACCAGACGATCTACGTGGCCCGTCAGGTGGTGGACTCGCTCACCGACCAGGACCCGGAGACGGGCGAACTGAAGCCGTGGCTGGCCGAGAGCTGGGACACCGACGCCGACGCGTCCTCCTTCACGTTCCACCTGAAGGAGGGGGTGACGTTCAGTGACGGAACACCTTTCACTGCGGAGTCGGTGAAGAAGAACCTCGACGCGATCGTGAACACCCTGACTGGGGCCAAGGCCGCACTGGGCGCCAGCTACCTCACCGGGTACACCGGCACCACCGTGATCGACCCGCAGACCGCACAGGTCGACTTCGCCGCACCCAACGCGCAGTTCCTCCAGGCGTCGTCCACCCCGCAGCTCGGCATCCTGTCCGACGCGTCCGTCGCGAAGTCCGCCGAAGAGCGGTGCACCGGCAACATCTCGGGTACCGGGCCGTTCACGTACGCCGACTACCAGCAGGACAGGTCGGTCACCCTCGCCAAGCGCGCCGGATACAACTGGGGCTCCGACGTGTTCGGCCACGAGGGCGAGGCCTACCTCGACACCATCGAGTTCACCGTCGTCCCCGAATCCGGTGTCCGCACCGGCAGCCTGTCTTCGGGACAGCTGGACGCGATCAGCGACGCGCTGCCGCAGGACGCCCCGCAGATCGAAGGTGCGGGCGGGCAGGTGCTCACCACGTCGAATCCCGGAACCCCGTTCGGCTTCCAGCCCAACGTGACCCGCGGACCGCTCGTCGACCCCGCCGTGCGCAGCGCGCTGGTCCCGGCGATCAACCGGCAGGAATTGGTCGACACCGTGCTCGGCCCCAACTTCAAGCCGGCCACCAGCACCCTGGCCAGCCGCACCCCGGGCTACGTGGCACTGCCGGACGTCACGTATGACCCCGAGAAGGCAAAGTCGATCCTGGATCAGGCGGGCTGGGTGCCCGGCGCCGACGGCATCCGCGAGAAGGGTGGTCAGAAGCTCGCCTTCCCCGTGCTGTTCAGCTCCGTGTTCGCCGGCAACCAGGCCATCCTGGAACTGGTGCAGCAGCAGCTCAGAGCGGTGGGAGTGGACCTGCAACTGGACCTCGTGTCGACCCCGGAAGCCACCGCCCGCCAGAATTCCAAGGATTTCGACGCCACCTACTACAACAGCACCCGCGCCGACGGCGACATCCTGCGCACCCAGTTCGGACTCGAAGGCCGCAACCTGAACAGCCGCGGCCCGATTCCCGCGCTCGACGACGTGCTGGCGAAGCAGCTCGCCACCACCGATCCCGCCGCGCGGAGCGCACTCGTCGCCGACGCCCAGCAGCAGGTGCTCGACAACGGCCTGTGGATCCCCACGGTGGAGTTGTCGCAGGCGATCGGTGCGGGCCCGAACGTGCAGGACCTGAAGTTCGAGGCCTCGGCCCGGCTCCAGTTCTTCGACACCTGGATCAGCGGACGCTGA
- a CDS encoding ABC transporter permease, translating into MIRYLGLRVLQAIAVLWATFTVSFAVLFLLPSDPVSIAVDSASTGTTVDAAAVAELQARYGLDQPVWVQYWNSLSHAVRGDFGYSIATGQSVTEAIGNAVPSTLALASTALILAVVFGAGVAFLATYTRVHWVRNLLFSLPPLGVAVPTFWVGLILLQLFSFRLKAFPAFGDQGVATLVLPAVTLALPTGAVIAQVLAASLQTTWRQPFIEAARAKGASRWQIQTRHALRLSSIPAFTIAGVLVGNLLAGSVVVETVFSRAGVGRLTQTSVMAQDIPVVQGIVVLSSLVYVLVNLAVDLLYPLIDPRIVEGRRSSEQSDTVEQEEEKVHV; encoded by the coding sequence ATGATTCGCTACCTCGGACTCCGCGTGCTGCAGGCGATCGCCGTCCTGTGGGCGACGTTCACCGTGTCGTTCGCCGTGCTGTTCCTCCTGCCGTCCGACCCGGTGAGCATCGCCGTCGACTCGGCGTCCACCGGAACGACGGTCGACGCGGCCGCCGTCGCGGAACTGCAGGCGCGGTACGGGCTCGACCAGCCGGTGTGGGTGCAGTATTGGAACTCCCTGAGCCACGCCGTCCGCGGTGACTTCGGGTACTCGATCGCCACCGGGCAGTCGGTCACCGAGGCCATCGGCAACGCGGTGCCCAGCACACTCGCGCTGGCGTCCACGGCGCTGATTCTCGCCGTCGTGTTCGGGGCGGGGGTCGCGTTCCTCGCCACCTACACGCGGGTCCACTGGGTGCGGAACCTGCTGTTCTCCCTGCCCCCGCTCGGTGTCGCGGTGCCGACGTTCTGGGTGGGCCTGATTCTGCTGCAGCTGTTCTCGTTCCGGCTGAAGGCGTTCCCGGCGTTCGGCGACCAGGGGGTCGCGACGCTGGTGCTGCCCGCGGTCACACTCGCGCTCCCGACCGGGGCCGTGATCGCCCAGGTGCTCGCGGCGAGTCTGCAGACCACGTGGCGGCAGCCGTTCATCGAGGCCGCGCGGGCGAAGGGGGCGTCCCGCTGGCAGATCCAGACCCGGCACGCGCTGCGCCTGTCGAGTATTCCCGCGTTCACCATCGCCGGTGTGCTCGTGGGCAATCTGCTCGCCGGATCGGTCGTCGTCGAGACGGTGTTCTCCCGCGCCGGGGTGGGGCGGCTCACCCAGACTTCCGTGATGGCCCAGGACATTCCGGTGGTCCAGGGCATCGTGGTGCTGAGCTCCCTCGTCTACGTCCTCGTCAATCTCGCCGTCGATCTGCTCTACCCGCTGATCGACCCCCGGATCGTCGAGGGCAGGCGGAGTTCCGAGCAAAGCGACACCGTCGAGCAGGAGGAGGAGAAGGTTCATGTCTGA
- a CDS encoding ABC transporter permease has translation MSDILTRELIEEAEGFGPPPVETPPTVVPRPHGRGRRVVAWWRRNLVLVASAAVLLGAVGFAVAPSVFASGDPLVGVPAQKLQAPSAAHWFGTDNIGRDVYTRVVHGAGLSLTATLLAVGIALVAGSLIGLLSGALGGTLDAVLMRIVDVLLSIPALLLSLALVTALGFGTVNIAIAVGVSLIANFARVMRSEVLRVRRSLYVEAAFASGVRWHTVLRRHVLRNSYAPVVALAAVEFGMAVLAVSSLSFLGFGAVPPTPEWGSLISEGRNYLATAWWMTTLPGLVIVAVVLSAHRLGHALEQREVR, from the coding sequence ATGTCTGACATCCTCACCAGAGAACTGATCGAGGAGGCCGAGGGTTTCGGCCCTCCGCCGGTCGAAACGCCTCCGACAGTCGTGCCCCGTCCGCACGGTCGCGGACGCCGCGTGGTGGCGTGGTGGCGTCGCAACCTCGTGCTCGTCGCCTCGGCGGCGGTGCTCCTCGGAGCGGTCGGATTCGCGGTGGCGCCGTCGGTGTTCGCCAGCGGTGACCCGCTGGTCGGGGTGCCCGCGCAGAAACTGCAGGCGCCGAGTGCCGCGCACTGGTTCGGCACCGACAACATCGGCCGCGACGTCTACACCCGGGTGGTGCACGGAGCCGGATTGTCGCTGACCGCAACGCTGCTGGCGGTGGGCATCGCCCTGGTGGCCGGCTCGCTGATCGGACTGCTGTCGGGCGCTCTCGGCGGCACACTGGACGCCGTCCTGATGCGGATCGTCGACGTCCTCCTGTCGATCCCCGCGCTGCTGCTCTCGCTGGCACTGGTGACCGCACTGGGATTCGGCACGGTCAACATCGCGATCGCGGTGGGCGTGTCGCTGATCGCGAACTTCGCCCGCGTGATGCGGTCGGAGGTGCTGCGGGTGCGGAGGTCGCTGTACGTCGAAGCCGCGTTCGCCTCGGGTGTCCGCTGGCACACGGTGCTGCGCCGCCACGTGCTGCGGAACTCCTACGCGCCCGTCGTCGCCCTGGCTGCGGTCGAGTTCGGCATGGCGGTCCTCGCGGTGTCTTCGCTGAGCTTCCTCGGATTCGGCGCTGTGCCGCCCACCCCGGAATGGGGTTCGTTGATCTCCGAGGGACGGAACTACCTCGCCACCGCGTGGTGGATGACAACCCTGCCCGGCCTGGTGATCGTGGCCGTCGTGCTGTCGGCGCACCGGCTCGGGCATGCACTGGAACAGAGGGAAGTGCGATGA
- a CDS encoding dipeptide ABC transporter ATP-binding protein, with product MSANDTPLLQVSGLRVAYGSASEPVVAVKGVDLTVSRGEVVAVVGESGSGKSTTAHAILGLLSGSGRAVAGTVTFDGERLDTKSERELERVRGARIGLVPQDPTTSLNPVLRVGAQVAEVLRIHGLADRRTAGIEAARILAEAGIDEPEVRARQYPQDLSGGQRQRVLIGIALACSPELVIADEPTSALDVTVQRRILDHLDARIAESGTAVLLITHDLGVAADRADRIVVMSQGEVVEAGPTRQILENPQHEYTRTLLAAAPSLSVGQERTRGEEANGAGPDVLLRVSGVSRTFRIDRRTSIDAVRDVSFEVPRGRTLSLVGESGSGKSTVARIAIRLESPTAGRVEFDGRDITALRGGALRALRRRVQIVYQNPYASLDPKLAIADIVAEPLGAFGVGSRAERATRVAELLEQVALPRTYLERRPAELSGGQRQRVAIARALALRPELVVLDEPVSALDVSVQAQILGLLENLQQDLGLSYLFISHDLAVVRQISDTVAVMRSGRIVESGTAADIFDNPRHGYTRQLLDAIPGRSVGRPRSAQLEESIHA from the coding sequence ATGAGCGCCAACGACACTCCGCTTCTGCAGGTCTCCGGACTGCGGGTGGCGTACGGGAGCGCGAGCGAACCCGTCGTGGCCGTGAAGGGCGTCGACCTCACGGTCTCGCGCGGGGAAGTGGTGGCCGTGGTCGGCGAGTCCGGCTCCGGAAAATCCACCACGGCGCACGCCATCCTCGGACTGCTCAGCGGATCAGGGCGGGCCGTCGCCGGCACCGTCACGTTCGACGGTGAGCGTCTCGACACCAAGTCGGAACGCGAACTCGAACGGGTCCGCGGCGCCCGGATCGGCCTCGTTCCGCAGGACCCGACGACGTCGCTCAACCCCGTCCTGCGGGTCGGCGCCCAGGTGGCGGAGGTGCTCCGGATCCACGGTCTCGCCGACCGGCGGACCGCGGGCATCGAGGCGGCACGCATTCTCGCGGAGGCCGGGATCGACGAACCCGAGGTGCGGGCGCGGCAGTACCCGCAGGACCTGTCCGGCGGGCAACGGCAACGCGTCCTGATCGGGATCGCGCTGGCGTGCAGCCCCGAACTCGTGATCGCCGACGAACCGACCAGCGCCCTCGACGTCACCGTGCAGCGCCGGATCCTCGATCATCTCGACGCGCGGATCGCCGAATCCGGCACCGCGGTCCTGCTGATCACGCACGATCTGGGTGTCGCGGCCGACCGGGCCGACCGGATCGTGGTGATGAGCCAGGGCGAGGTGGTGGAAGCCGGCCCCACCCGTCAGATCCTCGAGAACCCACAGCACGAATACACCCGCACCCTCCTGGCCGCGGCGCCGAGCCTGTCGGTGGGACAGGAACGCACCCGCGGCGAGGAGGCGAACGGAGCCGGCCCCGACGTCCTGCTGCGCGTGTCCGGGGTGTCCAGGACGTTCCGGATCGACCGGCGCACGTCCATCGACGCCGTCCGGGACGTGTCGTTCGAGGTTCCCCGCGGGCGCACCCTGTCGCTGGTGGGGGAGTCCGGGTCGGGCAAGTCCACGGTGGCCCGGATCGCGATCCGGTTGGAGTCGCCCACCGCGGGCCGCGTCGAGTTCGACGGCCGGGACATCACCGCCCTGCGCGGCGGCGCGCTGCGGGCCCTGCGCCGACGGGTGCAGATCGTGTACCAGAACCCGTACGCCTCCCTCGATCCCAAACTGGCGATCGCCGACATCGTCGCGGAACCGCTCGGTGCGTTCGGGGTCGGAAGCAGGGCGGAGCGGGCCACGCGGGTGGCCGAACTGCTCGAACAGGTCGCGTTGCCGCGCACCTACCTCGAACGCCGGCCGGCCGAGCTGTCCGGCGGGCAACGACAGCGGGTCGCCATCGCCCGCGCGCTCGCTCTGCGCCCCGAACTCGTGGTCCTGGACGAACCGGTGTCGGCGCTGGACGTCTCGGTGCAGGCGCAGATCCTCGGACTGCTCGAGAACCTGCAACAGGACCTCGGGCTGAGTTACCTCTTCATCTCGCACGACCTCGCCGTGGTCCGGCAGATCAGCGACACGGTCGCGGTGATGCGGTCCGGCCGCATCGTCGAATCGGGCACCGCGGCCGACATATTCGACAACCCGCGCCACGGCTACACCCGGCAGCTGCTCGACGCCATCCCGGGACGGTCCGTCGGGCGCCCCCGTTCTGCACAGCTGGAGGAATCGATTCATGCCTGA
- a CDS encoding LLM class flavin-dependent oxidoreductase, with translation MPEPHRPLVAVDLYGTGIHPQSWRRQDSRAEDLFTAAYWTGLIGQADSAGVDLAFVGDSFAIATTGHADQRGQLDAVAITARAVASTERIGLVPTVTVTHTEPFHVSKAIASLDHASGGRAGWQVDVSSGQVQADLFGRKDAQGAESLWAEAADAIEVVGLLWDSWEDDAEIRDVATGRFIDRDKLHYIDFEGDHFSVKGPSITPRSPQGQSLIVIAARDEYSTRVAAARADVIRIAAPTVDAARDVAARVRRAATEAGRDPASLRILLDLEVVIAETADAAERDLAQLENWSGARYEPASVLYRGDAPGLARLITDVAATGDVDGVTLRPLALPSGLDAITGDVLPLLGSGDPAPGGGLLRERLGFTRPANRFAGQD, from the coding sequence ATGCCTGAGCCACACCGTCCCCTCGTCGCCGTCGATCTGTACGGCACCGGGATTCATCCGCAGTCCTGGCGTCGCCAGGACTCGCGCGCCGAGGACCTTTTCACCGCCGCCTACTGGACCGGACTGATCGGACAGGCCGACTCGGCCGGCGTGGACCTCGCGTTCGTCGGCGATTCCTTCGCGATCGCCACCACCGGACATGCCGATCAGCGTGGGCAACTGGACGCCGTGGCGATCACCGCCCGTGCCGTCGCGTCCACCGAGCGCATCGGCCTCGTCCCCACGGTGACCGTCACGCACACCGAACCGTTCCACGTGTCCAAGGCCATCGCCAGCCTCGACCACGCGTCGGGCGGCCGCGCCGGGTGGCAGGTGGACGTGTCCTCCGGTCAGGTCCAGGCGGATCTGTTCGGGCGCAAGGATGCACAGGGCGCCGAGAGCCTGTGGGCGGAGGCGGCCGACGCGATCGAGGTCGTCGGCCTGTTGTGGGACAGCTGGGAGGACGACGCCGAGATCCGCGACGTGGCCACCGGCCGTTTCATCGACCGGGACAAGCTGCACTACATCGATTTCGAGGGAGACCACTTCTCCGTGAAGGGTCCGTCGATCACGCCGCGGTCGCCGCAGGGACAGTCGCTGATCGTGATCGCTGCGCGGGACGAGTACTCCACCCGGGTCGCCGCCGCCCGCGCCGACGTGATCCGCATCGCCGCGCCCACCGTGGACGCGGCGCGCGACGTCGCGGCCCGGGTGCGGCGTGCTGCGACCGAGGCAGGTCGTGACCCCGCGTCGCTGCGGATCCTGCTCGACCTCGAGGTGGTGATCGCCGAGACCGCCGACGCCGCCGAGCGTGATCTCGCGCAACTCGAGAACTGGTCCGGCGCCCGGTACGAGCCGGCGTCGGTTCTCTACCGCGGCGACGCGCCGGGGCTGGCTCGGCTGATCACGGATGTGGCGGCCACCGGGGACGTCGACGGCGTCACGCTCCGGCCGCTGGCGCTGCCGTCGGGGCTGGACGCGATCACCGGGGACGTCCTGCCCCTGCTGGGCTCGGGCGACCCGGCCCCGGGCGGCGGACTGCTCCGGGAACGACTCGGCTTCACCCGTCCCGCCAATCGATTCGCCGGACAGGACTGA